The Terriglobales bacterium genome includes a region encoding these proteins:
- a CDS encoding AMP-binding protein produces the protein MANFYSRFLQSVEQFPSIVAVEFQKESGELERYTYADMRRMSDSVGNWLLSQGVPRGTRCAILANNGPRWVATYLGILAAGAVAVPFDTAFTSDQVAKLLLDSGADFLFVDAKHLPTAKEALKKAPVNLLLTQRIDGEERPNFDAMQQQGPGDFRYVDLGFDDMAAILYTSGTTSDPKGVMLTHGSIAAEAEGAFRLVTDLGPSDALLGILPLFHALAQMANLLLPLVTGARVVFLEALNTTELMKALRERGITIFCCVPQFFYLIHGRIMKEVSARGRLTEKAFGMMLKTSSLLRKLGINIGPVLFGKVHQMLGSKMRYLITGGSRLDPQVGRDFYAMGYTILNAYGLTETSGAATVTRPNNNVIGSVGQPMYGVEVKIVNPQLDSEIGREVGEIAVRGGVVMKGYYNRPDATAAVMQDGWLLTGDVGYLDEGNNLFITGRAKEIIVLSSGKNIYPEEIEAHFQRSPFVKEVCVIGLEGKPGEPLSERLHGVIVPNFEVLRERKIVNAKEIVRFEIETLSAQLPATKRILSYDIWQEDLPRTTTRKLKRREVEKKIRSGESTSVGEQTTTRDLSDADRDWLDIPEVAQAIPVIRSAAKTKREHIFPSDSLELDLGLDSMERVELLVALEKELGAFVEDSVVSEVYTVRELVDAVRARIGATGTRESSQSWAGMLAEDPTEPEILAIARPHPVSTIVWYLISRVFLLIGVFFFRMQVRGKERLPKQGPFILSPNHQSYLDAPALLGLLPWRVFKRQFSVGTSEIFGTGIARKIAYTLNLVPVDPDANLVPAMKAGSYGLRHGKVLILFPEGERSIDGSPKKFKKGAAILSANLNVPIVPIALSGFHEAWPRGKGFQGFTKLRVVFGEPIYPGDKPEDEAVYESLTTELRNRVLKMWEEAQAQQAQPEMAR, from the coding sequence ATGGCTAATTTCTACTCCAGATTTCTGCAGTCCGTTGAGCAGTTCCCGTCCATTGTTGCCGTGGAATTCCAGAAGGAATCAGGCGAACTGGAGCGGTACACATATGCCGACATGCGCCGGATGTCTGATTCGGTCGGCAATTGGCTGCTCTCGCAGGGTGTGCCGCGCGGAACGCGCTGCGCGATTCTTGCGAACAATGGTCCCCGATGGGTGGCCACGTACCTCGGCATTCTCGCGGCTGGAGCGGTGGCGGTTCCCTTTGACACAGCATTTACTTCCGACCAAGTTGCCAAGCTGCTGCTCGACAGTGGGGCGGATTTTCTATTCGTCGATGCAAAGCACTTGCCGACCGCCAAGGAGGCGCTGAAGAAGGCACCGGTGAATCTGCTGCTCACCCAGCGCATCGACGGCGAAGAACGTCCGAACTTCGACGCCATGCAGCAGCAAGGCCCCGGTGATTTCCGTTACGTTGACCTTGGCTTCGATGACATGGCGGCGATCCTGTACACCTCAGGCACGACCAGTGATCCAAAGGGAGTGATGCTGACGCACGGAAGCATCGCCGCCGAAGCCGAAGGTGCGTTTCGCCTGGTGACGGATCTTGGGCCGTCTGACGCACTGCTGGGTATCCTGCCGCTATTTCACGCATTGGCACAAATGGCGAACCTGCTGCTGCCACTCGTCACCGGCGCCCGCGTTGTCTTTCTCGAGGCGCTGAACACTACCGAACTGATGAAGGCCCTGCGGGAACGCGGGATCACGATCTTCTGCTGTGTGCCCCAGTTCTTCTACCTCATTCACGGACGCATCATGAAGGAGGTAAGCGCCCGCGGACGACTTACCGAAAAAGCCTTCGGCATGATGCTGAAGACGAGTTCACTCCTGCGGAAGCTCGGCATCAACATCGGTCCGGTGCTGTTCGGAAAAGTGCACCAGATGCTCGGCTCGAAGATGCGTTACCTGATCACCGGCGGCTCACGCCTGGATCCACAGGTGGGACGCGACTTCTACGCGATGGGCTACACCATCCTGAACGCGTACGGCCTTACGGAAACGAGCGGTGCCGCGACAGTTACACGCCCGAATAACAACGTCATCGGGTCGGTCGGACAACCGATGTACGGAGTGGAAGTGAAGATCGTCAACCCGCAGCTCGATTCAGAGATCGGTCGAGAGGTGGGGGAGATTGCAGTTCGTGGCGGCGTGGTGATGAAGGGTTACTACAACCGGCCCGACGCGACTGCGGCGGTGATGCAGGACGGTTGGCTGCTTACCGGTGATGTGGGATATCTCGACGAGGGGAACAACCTTTTTATTACCGGCCGTGCCAAGGAGATCATTGTTCTCAGTTCGGGCAAGAACATTTATCCGGAAGAGATCGAAGCGCATTTTCAGCGGAGTCCTTTTGTTAAGGAAGTCTGTGTGATTGGGCTGGAGGGCAAGCCGGGAGAGCCGCTTTCCGAGCGCCTGCATGGGGTTATCGTGCCAAACTTTGAAGTGCTCCGTGAGCGCAAGATCGTCAACGCGAAAGAGATCGTCCGGTTTGAAATCGAAACGCTATCGGCCCAACTTCCCGCGACGAAACGAATCCTGAGCTACGACATCTGGCAGGAAGACCTCCCGCGCACAACAACTCGTAAGCTCAAGCGTCGCGAAGTAGAGAAGAAAATTCGATCCGGTGAATCGACCAGCGTCGGTGAGCAGACGACTACGCGAGATCTATCCGATGCGGATCGTGACTGGCTCGACATTCCGGAAGTGGCGCAGGCTATCCCGGTTATCCGCTCGGCCGCCAAGACGAAACGCGAACATATCTTCCCCTCTGACAGCCTGGAACTCGATCTCGGGCTCGACTCGATGGAGCGCGTCGAGTTGCTGGTTGCACTGGAGAAAGAACTCGGTGCTTTCGTTGAGGACTCGGTGGTGTCCGAGGTTTATACCGTTCGTGAACTGGTGGACGCCGTGCGTGCGCGCATTGGGGCTACGGGTACCCGTGAATCGAGCCAGAGTTGGGCAGGGATGCTGGCCGAGGATCCGACTGAGCCCGAGATTCTAGCCATTGCGAGGCCGCATCCAGTCTCCACGATTGTCTGGTACCTGATCTCGCGAGTCTTCCTGCTGATCGGAGTCTTCTTCTTCCGCATGCAGGTGCGCGGGAAGGAACGTCTGCCAAAACAGGGACCGTTTATTTTGTCGCCTAACCATCAGAGCTACCTGGATGCTCCGGCGCTTCTCGGCCTGCTGCCGTGGCGAGTGTTCAAGCGGCAGTTCTCGGTGGGTACAAGCGAGATCTTCGGTACCGGAATCGCGCGAAAGATTGCGTACACGCTGAACCTGGTGCCGGTCGACCCGGACGCAAACCTGGTGCCGGCGATGAAAGCGGGCTCTTATGGACTACGCCACGGCAAGGTGCTCATCCTCTTTCCTGAGGGAGAACGGAGCATTGACGGCAGTCCGAAGAAGTTCAAGAAGGGGGCGGCAATCCTCTCGGCGAACCTGAACGTCCCAATCGTGCCCATTGCACTGTCCGGATTTCACGAAGCATGGCCACGCGGCAAGGGCTTCCAGGGGTTCACCAAGCTTCGCGTGGTTTTCGGCGAGCCTATCTACCCGGGTGATAAGCCGGAAGACGAAGCTGTATACGAGTCGCTCACCACGGAGCTGCGCAACCGCGTCTTGAAGATGTGGGAAGAAGCGCAGGCCCAGCAGGCGCAACCAGAAATGGCCCGCTAG
- a CDS encoding ferritin-like domain-containing protein has protein sequence MQTAHELFLHELSDMLDAERNILEALEEQANECSRPDLQKAFESHRQQTEKQVERLEQAFESLEEDPEETECKGIQGLIAEHDSFKEEDPSEDLMDIFNVGAACKVEHYEIAAYTSLINLAQQMGHNKAVKLLNQNLKEEQQTLKKMETFLKKMKPERLMEEMEDEEMEETEEMESPRKPGSARKAGTSRGRSRRAA, from the coding sequence ATGCAGACAGCCCACGAACTATTCCTGCACGAATTGAGTGACATGCTTGACGCCGAGCGCAACATCCTTGAGGCGCTTGAGGAACAGGCGAACGAGTGCAGCCGTCCCGACCTGCAGAAAGCGTTTGAGTCGCACCGTCAGCAGACAGAAAAGCAGGTGGAGCGCCTTGAGCAGGCGTTCGAGAGCCTTGAGGAAGATCCGGAAGAAACGGAATGTAAGGGCATCCAGGGCCTCATCGCCGAGCACGACTCCTTCAAGGAAGAAGATCCATCCGAGGACCTGATGGACATTTTCAACGTTGGTGCCGCATGTAAGGTCGAGCACTACGAAATCGCCGCTTACACCAGTCTGATCAATTTGGCCCAGCAAATGGGTCACAACAAGGCAGTAAAACTCCTGAACCAGAACCTGAAGGAAGAGCAGCAGACATTGAAGAAGATGGAAACCTTCCTGAAGAAGATGAAGCCCGAGCGCCTGATGGAAGAAATGGAAGACGAAGAGATGGAGGAAACCGAGGAGATGGAGTCGCCGCGGAAACCAGGATCGGCACGGAAAGCTGGAACCAGCCGTGGGCGATCTCGTCGAGCCGCCTAG
- the ltaE gene encoding low-specificity L-threonine aldolase gives MYSRTETKSQVSEAAKPFVAVDLRSDTVTRPTPEMRKAMFEAEVGDDVYGEDPTINRLEQRAAEIFGREAAIFVPTGTMGNQIAIKIHTRPGQEIICEERGHIFNYEMATLASFSGCMVRPIAAEGGILHWDQVKKKISGKTYYLAQTGLVSLENTHNMAGGTVYPTNVAEEICDGAHEQGLPVHLDGARIFNAATALGKPVADITRKFDSVMFCLSKGLGAPVGSMLVGSRQLIDQARKYRKALGGGMRQAGILAAAGLIALEKMPARLHEDHANAKFMAAELAKIPGLKIDPATVQTNILIVDISGTGIDATEFTKRLAEMGLLIGSVNNEVVRFVSHMDVDRAACERAVQIVKEVVRV, from the coding sequence ATGTATTCCCGTACAGAAACAAAATCCCAGGTGTCGGAAGCGGCAAAGCCATTTGTAGCCGTTGATTTGCGCAGTGACACCGTTACCAGGCCGACACCGGAAATGCGCAAGGCAATGTTTGAAGCCGAAGTCGGCGACGACGTTTACGGCGAGGACCCGACGATCAATCGGCTGGAGCAGCGCGCAGCAGAGATCTTCGGGCGCGAGGCTGCCATCTTCGTCCCAACTGGCACCATGGGGAACCAGATCGCTATCAAGATTCATACCCGTCCGGGACAGGAGATCATTTGCGAGGAGCGCGGCCATATCTTCAACTACGAAATGGCCACCCTGGCGAGTTTCTCCGGATGCATGGTTCGTCCCATCGCCGCGGAAGGCGGCATTCTGCATTGGGACCAGGTGAAAAAGAAGATTTCCGGCAAGACTTACTATCTTGCTCAGACGGGGCTGGTGTCGCTCGAAAACACGCACAACATGGCCGGAGGAACCGTGTACCCGACCAATGTAGCGGAAGAGATCTGCGACGGCGCCCACGAGCAGGGACTCCCTGTACACCTCGATGGAGCGCGCATCTTCAACGCCGCCACGGCCCTCGGGAAGCCGGTCGCGGACATTACGAGAAAGTTCGACTCGGTTATGTTCTGCCTGTCGAAAGGGCTTGGAGCTCCGGTCGGATCCATGCTGGTTGGAAGCAGGCAACTCATTGACCAGGCGCGGAAATACCGCAAGGCTCTCGGAGGAGGAATGAGACAGGCCGGAATTCTGGCCGCCGCTGGTCTGATCGCGCTCGAGAAGATGCCCGCCCGACTGCATGAGGATCACGCGAATGCCAAGTTCATGGCAGCAGAACTGGCAAAAATCCCCGGACTCAAGATCGACCCGGCAACGGTGCAGACCAACATCCTGATTGTGGACATCAGCGGCACCGGAATCGACGCAACCGAGTTCACGAAAAGGCTGGCCGAAATGGGCCTGCTGATCGGTTCTGTGAACAATGAGGTCGTACGTTTCGTATCACATATGGACGTCGATCGCGCCGCTTGCGAACGAGCCGTACAGATAGTGAAAGAGGTTGTGAGAGTATGA
- a CDS encoding SRPBCC family protein produces MKHFEYEAIARCKPQHVWQVFSDMDRWSEWNPVVGKSHWLTGAPWKPGSTFFMEILQPKKIIFRPMIQEILIPIRVSWTGKAPGFAGTHGHEFILMPDGTTRVRTWEDVSGFLTLFIGKRMHRQMMDMYAAWINALCREGEKLAAAQLAKASQLP; encoded by the coding sequence ATGAAGCATTTCGAGTACGAAGCCATTGCGCGCTGCAAACCTCAGCACGTATGGCAGGTCTTCTCCGACATGGATCGCTGGTCGGAGTGGAACCCGGTTGTCGGCAAGTCGCACTGGCTCACTGGCGCGCCGTGGAAGCCAGGCAGCACCTTCTTCATGGAGATCCTTCAACCGAAGAAGATCATTTTTAGGCCGATGATCCAGGAGATCCTCATCCCCATTCGCGTCTCCTGGACGGGCAAGGCTCCCGGTTTTGCTGGAACACACGGCCATGAATTTATCCTGATGCCTGATGGCACTACTCGCGTAAGGACCTGGGAGGACGTGTCCGGATTTCTCACCTTGTTCATCGGCAAGCGCATGCACCGCCAGATGATGGACATGTACGCCGCATGGATCAATGCACTCTGTCGCGAAGGTGAAAAACTCGCTGCTGCCCAGTTGGCCAAAGCATCTCAATTGCCATGA
- a CDS encoding Rdx family protein yields MRLKSELERELRMPITLKMGGPGTLNVYVNGQQIYSYQRTKRLPRPDELLAAIRSLQ; encoded by the coding sequence GTGCGCCTGAAAAGCGAACTGGAACGCGAACTTCGCATGCCGATTACGCTCAAAATGGGTGGCCCGGGAACCCTCAACGTCTACGTCAACGGCCAGCAAATCTATTCGTATCAGCGGACAAAACGCCTGCCGCGTCCCGATGAGCTCCTCGCCGCCATTCGCTCCCTCCAATGA
- a CDS encoding acyl-CoA dehydrogenase: protein MDFEFTHEQQDLRRTVREFAEKEIRPNVMAWDEASQFPMETIKELGRLGLLGTIFPTELNGAGMGYVEYVIAIEELSRVDGSVGIIVAAHTSLCSNHIYVAGNEAQRKKYIPKLATGEWIGAWGLTEPGSGSDAGGARCSAVRKGDKWVLNGTKTFITNGHYADAMVVIAVTDKTAHTHGLSAFVVEKGTKGFRPGKKENKLGLRASDTSEMIFEDCEIPAENLLGQEGNGFIDAMRVLDGGRISIAALGLGMAQGAYESALKYSKQRKQFGKAISEFQAIQWKLADLATEIDAARLLTNRAAWMKDSGMKTTLESSMAKLYTSEVAVKAANEAVQIHGGYGFIKDYPAEKFYRDVKLCTIGEGTSEIQRLVIARQILKN, encoded by the coding sequence TTGGATTTCGAATTCACGCATGAGCAACAGGACCTGCGCAGGACGGTCCGCGAATTCGCCGAGAAGGAAATCAGGCCCAATGTAATGGCCTGGGACGAAGCCTCGCAGTTCCCAATGGAGACCATCAAGGAACTCGGTCGCCTTGGATTGCTGGGAACGATTTTCCCGACCGAACTGAACGGCGCCGGAATGGGCTACGTCGAGTACGTAATTGCTATCGAAGAGCTTTCGCGCGTAGACGGATCGGTCGGCATCATCGTCGCGGCTCACACGTCGCTCTGCTCGAACCACATCTATGTCGCTGGCAATGAGGCACAACGGAAGAAGTACATCCCGAAGCTCGCAACTGGCGAATGGATCGGCGCGTGGGGCTTGACCGAACCCGGCTCCGGATCGGACGCAGGTGGCGCGCGCTGCTCGGCTGTGCGAAAAGGCGACAAGTGGGTTCTGAACGGCACAAAGACCTTCATCACCAACGGTCACTATGCCGACGCCATGGTCGTCATCGCCGTGACTGACAAGACAGCGCACACTCACGGTCTCTCGGCCTTTGTCGTTGAGAAGGGCACAAAGGGCTTCCGCCCGGGCAAGAAGGAAAACAAACTCGGCCTGCGCGCCAGCGACACCTCGGAGATGATCTTCGAGGACTGCGAAATTCCCGCCGAGAACCTGCTTGGTCAAGAAGGTAACGGTTTCATCGACGCCATGCGTGTCCTCGACGGTGGACGCATCTCTATCGCTGCCCTCGGACTCGGCATGGCGCAGGGCGCCTACGAGTCGGCGTTGAAGTATTCGAAGCAGCGCAAGCAGTTCGGAAAAGCCATCAGCGAGTTCCAGGCGATTCAGTGGAAACTCGCCGATCTTGCGACCGAGATCGACGCCGCCCGCCTGCTCACGAACCGCGCCGCCTGGATGAAAGACAGCGGCATGAAGACCACGCTGGAATCGTCGATGGCGAAGCTTTACACCAGCGAGGTCGCCGTGAAGGCCGCAAACGAAGCGGTCCAGATCCACGGCGGATACGGCTTCATCAAGGACTATCCGGCCGAGAAGTTCTACCGCGATGTCAAGCTGTGTACCATCGGCGAAGGCACCAGCGAGATCCAAAGGTTGGTGATCGCGCGCCAGATACTGAAGAATTAA
- a CDS encoding alkaline phosphatase family protein gives MSLARPYWLLLLVLTVSLFLAGCGSSSGGLIKISDGPPTISFTASPTSISEGEFTTLTWNVLNATSISVSPNLNESDDGSALPRSGSRTLVLQTTTVYTMTAQGPRGTATKEVRVEVGAANQSLTLEADPTTTLPGGGSTLRWSSTGITQLSIDNGVGTVTPGTGSVRVTPTQTTTYKATGTGPRGTQTASATVTVAGSNELAISLTANKTTLAPGEKVTLTWVSQNANSVKLEPQPGAVGLSGSVELAPTATTTYVATATGVNGNTSTSSVTVNVLSSSAGMENIKHVIFFMQENRSFDNYFGVLGPYRQAKGLPAEIDGLDLTRALKTVSGRTVYPFHQRTVETDVMSPSWNESHFYVNRQANGEFAMDNWMMQQRCSIYVDTDPECTRTMGYYDQRDIPYYYELATQFATSDRFFSSAMSGTLVNRAFLFSATSGGMNNPEDPFPVSAPTIFRKLSEAGISWLYFYQDDSVFLGYYTCGGACDWDRYMDRVFPISKYYEILASPTANEDLPQVVFIQHAAKLRLDEHTGNNIQEGVALSKKLIDALMNSKAWPYSVFFLTHDEGGGLYDHVPPYPVVNPDGKAPILETGDIGEWDNFTYSGFRVPLMVVSPWVKPNYVSHTNREFTSILKFIQTRFGLTPLTQRDAQADDMMEFFDFTSPRLLVPPPLPEQPTNGTVDRSLQAYP, from the coding sequence ATGTCCCTTGCCCGCCCCTATTGGTTATTGCTCCTCGTTCTGACTGTTTCTCTATTTCTCGCAGGCTGCGGCTCCTCTTCCGGAGGCCTTATCAAGATCTCCGACGGACCGCCCACAATTTCTTTCACCGCCAGTCCAACTTCCATTTCCGAGGGTGAATTCACCACGCTCACCTGGAACGTACTCAACGCAACTTCGATCAGTGTCTCGCCGAACCTGAATGAATCGGATGACGGATCCGCCCTTCCTCGCTCAGGCTCGCGCACCCTGGTTTTGCAGACAACGACGGTCTACACGATGACTGCGCAGGGGCCGCGGGGAACGGCCACTAAGGAGGTGCGAGTGGAGGTGGGAGCGGCAAACCAGTCATTGACATTGGAGGCCGACCCGACGACTACGCTTCCGGGCGGCGGATCGACGCTGCGCTGGAGCAGCACCGGAATCACCCAACTTTCGATCGACAACGGTGTGGGGACTGTGACGCCGGGCACCGGGTCGGTCAGGGTAACACCCACGCAGACAACCACCTATAAGGCGACCGGCACTGGACCGAGAGGAACGCAAACAGCGAGTGCGACGGTGACCGTGGCCGGCTCCAACGAACTGGCGATTTCCCTGACGGCAAACAAGACCACCCTGGCTCCCGGCGAAAAGGTAACGCTTACCTGGGTCTCGCAGAACGCGAACTCGGTGAAGTTGGAGCCGCAACCCGGTGCTGTCGGTTTGTCCGGAAGCGTAGAACTCGCCCCGACGGCTACCACTACTTATGTCGCGACGGCGACCGGGGTGAACGGAAACACCAGCACCTCAAGCGTAACGGTAAACGTACTCTCTTCGTCGGCTGGCATGGAAAACATCAAGCACGTGATTTTCTTCATGCAGGAAAACCGCTCGTTCGATAACTACTTCGGCGTGCTTGGTCCATATCGGCAAGCGAAAGGTCTACCGGCGGAAATCGACGGCCTTGACCTGACCCGTGCACTTAAAACTGTGAGCGGACGAACGGTGTATCCGTTCCACCAAAGAACGGTTGAGACGGATGTGATGAGTCCGTCATGGAATGAAAGCCACTTCTATGTGAATCGGCAGGCGAACGGCGAATTCGCGATGGATAACTGGATGATGCAGCAGCGATGCTCCATCTATGTCGACACTGACCCTGAGTGCACACGCACGATGGGCTATTACGACCAGCGCGATATCCCCTACTACTACGAATTGGCGACGCAGTTCGCAACCAGTGATCGGTTCTTTTCGTCGGCAATGTCGGGGACGCTGGTCAATCGCGCTTTCCTGTTCTCGGCGACTTCGGGCGGCATGAATAACCCGGAAGATCCGTTCCCGGTATCGGCACCCACGATTTTCCGGAAGCTTTCAGAAGCCGGCATTTCGTGGCTCTACTTCTACCAGGACGACAGCGTCTTCCTCGGCTACTACACGTGCGGAGGCGCGTGCGATTGGGACCGCTACATGGATCGTGTTTTCCCAATCTCGAAGTATTACGAAATTCTGGCAAGTCCTACGGCGAATGAAGACCTACCGCAGGTCGTCTTCATTCAGCATGCGGCGAAGTTGCGCCTGGACGAACACACGGGAAATAACATCCAGGAAGGAGTAGCGCTCTCGAAAAAGCTGATCGACGCGTTGATGAACAGCAAGGCATGGCCGTACTCGGTGTTCTTCCTCACACATGATGAAGGCGGTGGACTGTACGATCATGTGCCGCCGTATCCCGTGGTGAATCCGGACGGGAAAGCACCAATTCTGGAAACGGGCGACATCGGCGAGTGGGACAACTTCACGTACAGCGGATTCCGTGTACCCCTGATGGTGGTATCACCGTGGGTGAAGCCGAACTACGTTTCTCACACGAACCGTGAGTTCACGTCGATCCTGAAGTTCATCCAGACGCGCTTCGGTCTTACGCCACTGACGCAACGCGATGCGCAAGCCGACGACATGATGGAGTTCTTCGACTTCACCTCGCCCAGGCTGTTGGTGCCTCCGCCGCTACCGGAGCAACCGACGAATGGGACAGTGGACAGGAGCCTGCAAGCGTATCCGTAA
- the meaB gene encoding methylmalonyl Co-A mutase-associated GTPase MeaB: protein MTAQIQSLVDELRSGSPRALARAITAVENRAPYSAELLKTLFPYTGHARVIGLTGAPGAGKSTLVDQLAREYRKQGKTVGIIAVDPTSPYTGGAILGDRIRMGSHYADPGIYIRSMATRGSLGGLARTTADVASVMDASGRDVILIETVGVGQDEVDIVRLAEVTVVILVPGMGDDVQTIKAGIMEIADVFVINKSDRDGAERVEREIRSMQSLSVRKDEWVPPVVKTVASDGTGISELATAIGSYQEFLGKSDLGRKKSIENWRERLIEMLRDTLLQRVLKEQDGRVDTYAAEIAEHKRDPYSLIEELVNKG, encoded by the coding sequence GTGACCGCGCAAATCCAATCTCTTGTTGACGAACTGCGCTCCGGAAGTCCACGTGCGCTCGCTCGTGCCATCACAGCGGTGGAGAACCGTGCCCCATACTCGGCCGAGCTGTTGAAAACACTTTTTCCGTACACCGGACACGCCCGCGTCATTGGACTTACAGGTGCACCCGGCGCCGGCAAGAGCACGCTCGTCGACCAACTCGCGCGCGAATATCGCAAGCAGGGCAAGACCGTCGGCATCATTGCCGTGGACCCGACAAGTCCATACACCGGCGGCGCGATTCTTGGCGACCGTATCCGAATGGGTTCTCATTACGCGGATCCCGGTATCTACATCCGTTCAATGGCGACTCGCGGATCTCTCGGCGGTCTCGCTCGTACCACCGCCGATGTAGCTTCTGTCATGGACGCCTCTGGTCGCGACGTCATCCTCATAGAGACAGTCGGCGTCGGACAGGACGAAGTCGATATCGTGCGCCTTGCCGAGGTCACGGTTGTCATTCTCGTTCCCGGCATGGGCGACGACGTGCAGACGATCAAGGCCGGCATCATGGAGATCGCTGACGTGTTCGTCATCAATAAGAGCGATCGCGATGGCGCCGAGCGCGTCGAACGCGAAATCCGTTCCATGCAATCGCTTTCTGTTCGCAAAGACGAGTGGGTGCCGCCCGTGGTGAAAACCGTCGCCAGCGACGGCACAGGCATCAGCGAACTGGCTACCGCCATCGGCAGCTACCAGGAATTCCTCGGCAAAAGCGACTTGGGAAGGAAGAAGAGCATCGAAAACTGGCGCGAGCGCCTGATCGAGATGCTTCGCGACACGCTGCTTCAACGCGTGCTGAAAGAGCAGGATGGACGCGTGGATACTTATGCCGCGGAGATCGCGGAACATAAGCGTGACCCATACTCTCTGATCGAGGAACTGGTTAACAAAGGCTAA
- the mce gene encoding methylmalonyl-CoA epimerase, giving the protein MSYSIDHLGIAVKSLAQARKFYENLGLEIHGEETVESEKVKVAMVTVGESRIELLEPTSDDSTIAKFMAKRGEGMHHVALHVDNLQAAVDRLKASGARLINEEIKIGAGGHLYVFVHPQSTGGVLLELVQDAPVGVG; this is encoded by the coding sequence ATGAGCTACAGCATCGACCATCTCGGTATTGCCGTAAAGTCCCTGGCACAGGCGCGTAAGTTCTACGAGAACCTTGGGCTGGAGATCCACGGCGAAGAAACCGTCGAATCCGAGAAGGTCAAGGTGGCCATGGTGACCGTCGGCGAGAGCCGCATCGAACTTCTCGAGCCCACTTCCGATGATTCCACCATCGCCAAGTTCATGGCCAAGCGTGGCGAAGGGATGCACCACGTCGCGCTGCACGTCGACAATCTTCAGGCAGCGGTCGACAGACTGAAAGCTTCCGGCGCTCGCCTCATCAATGAGGAAATCAAGATCGGCGCCGGCGGACATCTATACGTCTTCGTTCACCCTCAATCCACGGGCGGAGTGCTCCTTGAACTTGTGCAAGACGCTCCGGTCGGTGTGGGCTAA
- the tsaB gene encoding tRNA (adenosine(37)-N6)-threonylcarbamoyltransferase complex dimerization subunit type 1 TsaB — protein MLLLAVDTSGRQGSLALVRAESSRFDILSLLPLEGRMYSAQLVPALQEALQQASLRKTDLDAFVVASGPGSFTGLRVGLSTIKAFAEVFQKPIAAVSVLEAAARVTKVDGPVLVAMDAGRKQAFVGEYGAGDPKESLLGWDEFFGIIRNSTTKAYSPDAPIRAAAASQNVVIQEIPNPHADTFARIGYEKLLAGVTVAADLLEANYLRASDAELFSLPKLIG, from the coding sequence ATGCTGCTGCTGGCCGTTGACACCTCGGGAAGGCAGGGTAGCCTCGCGCTCGTGCGCGCGGAATCTTCGCGCTTTGACATACTCTCGCTGCTGCCGCTTGAAGGGCGCATGTATTCGGCTCAGTTGGTCCCTGCGCTTCAGGAAGCTCTTCAGCAAGCCAGCTTGCGGAAAACCGATCTTGATGCCTTCGTGGTCGCCTCCGGTCCGGGTTCGTTCACAGGACTTCGTGTGGGCCTCTCTACGATCAAAGCCTTCGCGGAGGTGTTTCAGAAGCCCATAGCGGCCGTCTCGGTCCTCGAAGCTGCCGCACGAGTCACCAAAGTTGACGGCCCTGTGCTTGTCGCGATGGATGCTGGTCGCAAACAAGCCTTCGTAGGGGAATATGGGGCTGGTGACCCAAAGGAATCACTGCTGGGTTGGGACGAGTTCTTCGGCATCATCAGGAATTCCACAACAAAAGCCTATTCTCCGGATGCCCCTATCAGGGCTGCAGCCGCATCTCAGAATGTAGTGATCCAGGAAATCCCAAACCCGCACGCCGACACGTTTGCGCGTATCGGCTACGAGAAGCTCTTGGCCGGCGTCACTGTTGCCGCTGATCTGCTGGAAGCCAACTACCTTCGCGCCTCGGACGCCGAACTGTTTTCTCTTCCGAAACTGATCGGATGA